One window of Verrucomicrobiia bacterium genomic DNA carries:
- a CDS encoding SufE family protein yields the protein MSITIEELVENFELLGDWEERYGYLIELGKKLPGLPEAEKVEANRVHGCQAMVWMKMVPSTTKPGTFTVLADSDAFIVRGLIAVLQLIFNDRTPEEMLKADAKAHLLKLGLDRHLSPTRKNGLFAMMERVKTLAQEKLVAVN from the coding sequence ATGTCGATCACGATTGAAGAGCTGGTGGAAAACTTCGAGCTGCTGGGCGATTGGGAAGAGCGTTACGGCTACCTGATCGAACTGGGCAAGAAGCTCCCTGGATTGCCGGAGGCGGAGAAGGTGGAGGCGAATCGCGTCCACGGCTGCCAGGCGATGGTGTGGATGAAGATGGTGCCGAGCACGACGAAGCCCGGCACCTTCACGGTGCTGGCGGACAGTGATGCATTCATCGTGCGCGGTCTCATCGCGGTGTTGCAATTGATCTTCAATGATCGCACGCCGGAAGAGATGCTGAAGGCGGATGCGAAGGCGCATCTGTTGAAATTAGGCTTGGACCGGCACTTGAGTCCGACGCGGAAGAATGGTTTGTTTGCGATGATGGAACGGGTCAAGACGTTGGCGCAGGAGAAGTTGGTGGCGGTGAATTGA
- a CDS encoding iron-sulfur cluster assembly scaffold protein — MNADLEKKIREALANPKNVGEMADADSIGTVGNAGCGEMLRLWVKFKDDKGKRVIDKATFQSFGCETAIAVASMATELIKGKTAEEALALKTEDLSGGLGPLPPMKIHCAELVEGALRSALEPTAKDCPPAVAAAVAEPASTGTNLIDSLGQEKKAGLKISFLPPAKK, encoded by the coding sequence ATGAACGCTGATTTGGAAAAGAAGATTCGCGAGGCGCTGGCCAATCCCAAGAACGTGGGCGAGATGGCCGATGCGGATAGCATCGGCACGGTGGGCAATGCGGGTTGCGGTGAGATGCTGCGCCTGTGGGTGAAGTTCAAGGATGACAAGGGCAAGCGCGTCATCGACAAGGCGACGTTCCAATCGTTCGGCTGCGAGACGGCGATCGCGGTCGCCAGCATGGCCACTGAACTCATCAAGGGGAAGACGGCAGAGGAAGCCCTCGCCTTGAAGACGGAAGACCTGTCCGGCGGCTTGGGACCGTTACCGCCGATGAAGATTCATTGTGCGGAGTTGGTGGAGGGCGCGTTGCGTTCCGCTTTGGAACCGACGGCGAAGGACTGTCCGCCAGCCGTTGCTGCGGCAGTGGCGGAACCTGCATCCACGGGCACGAATTTGATCGATAGCTTGGGGCAGGAGAAGAAGGCCGGTTTGAAGATCAGCTTCCTGCCTCCGGCGAAGAAGTGA
- a CDS encoding DUF6807 family protein codes for MQSILTGVNRRFSFSASLLVTAVSFSTFASAMAAQWAVTEEKNPHGPGKVAMVKRDGKQVAALVFGEGQFKPYLHVYGTQGELLTNSGLDAEGKTAGKFPHHRGIYIGWNKITSDLGSADCWHMKGGSMEITKLEPAKTTSDSATLVAKIAWRAEKKDASDNNLLVSETRTLVISQPDGKTTQVDAKFELQAARDLNLGGDLQHAGIHFRAAGEVADRVKETSYLWEPDLPAGGGKIVSDQFKWCRLLFPVGPNWYTSTELNAPTNPIKELSWRDYGRFGFFFDKAMKKDENLTVNYRFLIAPASAPEAPGKESAEQKAKSRAASDAAYAAYVKALKK; via the coding sequence ATGCAATCCATTTTGACCGGTGTAAACCGTCGTTTCAGTTTCTCCGCAAGCCTGCTAGTTACCGCTGTCTCTTTCTCCACGTTTGCCAGTGCTATGGCTGCGCAATGGGCGGTCACGGAGGAGAAGAATCCTCATGGGCCGGGCAAGGTCGCGATGGTGAAGCGGGATGGTAAACAGGTTGCCGCACTGGTTTTCGGCGAGGGGCAGTTCAAACCCTATCTGCATGTCTATGGCACGCAAGGTGAGTTGCTGACCAATAGCGGGCTGGATGCTGAGGGGAAGACGGCAGGCAAGTTCCCGCATCATCGCGGCATTTACATCGGCTGGAACAAGATCACTTCAGATCTTGGCAGCGCTGATTGCTGGCACATGAAGGGTGGCAGCATGGAGATCACCAAACTTGAGCCAGCCAAGACTACGTCTGACTCCGCCACGCTAGTGGCCAAGATCGCCTGGCGTGCGGAGAAGAAGGATGCGAGCGACAATAATTTACTCGTAAGCGAGACGCGCACGCTCGTCATCAGCCAGCCCGATGGCAAGACGACGCAGGTAGATGCGAAATTCGAGCTGCAAGCGGCGCGTGATCTGAATCTCGGCGGCGATCTGCAGCACGCCGGTATCCATTTCCGTGCGGCGGGTGAAGTGGCGGATCGCGTGAAAGAGACGAGCTACTTGTGGGAGCCAGATTTGCCGGCTGGTGGCGGTAAGATCGTGAGTGATCAATTCAAATGGTGCCGTCTGCTATTTCCAGTAGGGCCGAACTGGTACACCAGCACAGAACTGAACGCGCCCACAAATCCCATCAAGGAACTCTCCTGGCGCGATTACGGGCGGTTCGGTTTCTTCTTCGACAAGGCGATGAAGAAGGATGAGAACCTCACGGTGAACTACCGCTTCCTCATCGCGCCAGCCTCTGCGCCAGAAGCGCCGGGCAAGGAATCTGCCGAACAGAAGGCGAAATCACGCGCGGCGAGCGATGCAGCGTATGCGGCGTACGTGAAGGCGCTAAAAAAGTAA
- the sufD gene encoding Fe-S cluster assembly protein SufD — protein sequence MTQTLNKPIAAEADSRLAAFDRLEGTFAKQQPAWLFPLRKAGISQFAELGYPTLHDEDWRFTNVAHAAKLPFIPATEPASANVTLADLKQFPFADQPGSRLVFVDGHYAAALSNVTALPAGVKVASLKQSLATDAALIEKHLGRYSGNEANAFAALNIAFFTDGLFVHVPKNAVVEQAVQVIYLSTATEAGFASHVRNLVIVEAGAKLTLLESYVSLAKAPYVTNAITELVVGDNAWVEHVKFQDEAADAFHFAALHGVFGRTSKAWTHSLALGSKLARYNLRTKLDGEGLEAILNGLYLTRNEQVIDHHMIVEHAKAHCASHEYFNGILDDKSKGVFHGRILVKPDAQKTDAKQTNRNLLLSDDATADAKPQLEIYADDVKCTHGATIGRMNEEQIFYLRARGIGEKTARRMLMHAFAGEIIDRVQTEAVREELDKIVWDRLEMNPHLHDS from the coding sequence ATGACGCAGACCCTGAACAAACCTATCGCTGCCGAAGCCGACAGCCGTCTCGCCGCGTTTGACCGGCTGGAAGGCACGTTCGCCAAGCAGCAACCGGCGTGGCTTTTCCCGCTGCGCAAGGCCGGTATCTCGCAGTTCGCCGAACTGGGCTATCCCACGCTCCACGACGAGGACTGGCGCTTTACGAACGTGGCGCACGCGGCCAAGCTGCCGTTCATTCCGGCCACGGAACCGGCCTCAGCCAACGTGACGCTGGCGGACTTGAAGCAATTTCCTTTCGCGGATCAACCGGGCTCACGCTTGGTGTTCGTGGATGGTCACTATGCAGCGGCGCTTTCGAACGTCACGGCTTTGCCCGCTGGGGTGAAGGTGGCGAGCTTGAAGCAATCGCTCGCGACGGATGCGGCGCTCATCGAGAAGCATCTCGGCCGTTATTCCGGTAATGAAGCGAATGCATTTGCGGCGTTGAACATTGCGTTCTTCACGGATGGTCTCTTCGTACATGTGCCGAAGAATGCCGTGGTGGAGCAAGCAGTGCAGGTGATCTATCTGAGCACAGCGACGGAAGCTGGTTTTGCCTCGCATGTGCGGAATCTGGTGATCGTGGAGGCGGGTGCGAAGCTGACTTTGTTGGAAAGCTACGTGAGCTTGGCCAAGGCACCTTACGTTACAAATGCCATCACGGAACTTGTCGTGGGCGACAATGCCTGGGTGGAACACGTGAAGTTCCAGGATGAAGCGGCGGACGCGTTTCATTTCGCGGCGTTGCATGGCGTGTTCGGTCGCACGTCGAAGGCGTGGACGCACTCGCTCGCGCTCGGCAGCAAGCTGGCGCGTTACAACTTGCGCACGAAGCTGGATGGCGAAGGACTCGAAGCGATTCTCAACGGGCTTTACCTTACGCGCAACGAACAGGTGATCGATCATCACATGATCGTGGAACACGCGAAGGCGCATTGCGCGAGCCATGAGTATTTCAACGGCATCCTCGATGATAAATCGAAGGGTGTTTTTCACGGCCGCATCTTGGTGAAGCCGGACGCGCAGAAGACGGATGCGAAACAGACGAATCGCAATCTGCTCCTGAGCGATGACGCGACAGCGGATGCGAAGCCGCAGTTGGAGATTTACGCGGATGACGTGAAGTGCACGCACGGCGCGACGATCGGCCGGATGAATGAAGAGCAGATCTTTTATCTTCGCGCGCGTGGCATCGGTGAAAAGACGGCGCGCCGGATGTTGATGCATGCGTTCGCGGGCGAGATCATTGATCGCGTGCAAACGGAAGCGGTCCGTGAAGAGTTGGATAAAATCGTGTGGGACCGGCTGGAAATGAACCCGCATTTGCACGATAGCTAG
- the sufT gene encoding putative Fe-S cluster assembly protein SufT gives MSYGAQETVTLTRDVDAAVVPVGTKVTLQQGEQAYITQELGGSYTVVVNGNMFRIDGKNADALGKEVKETTIRSTTGQPVTKEQLEKHIWDQLRTCYDPEIPVNIVDLGLIYDCHIDNLADGGAGYKVDVKMTLTAPGCGMGPVLQQDVQNKILSIEDVQEVNVELVWEPQWNQGMMTEAARLQLGLM, from the coding sequence ATGAGTTACGGAGCACAAGAGACGGTGACATTGACGCGGGATGTGGATGCCGCCGTGGTGCCAGTGGGCACGAAGGTGACCTTGCAGCAGGGCGAGCAGGCTTACATCACGCAGGAGCTGGGCGGCAGCTACACCGTGGTGGTGAATGGCAACATGTTCCGCATTGATGGCAAGAATGCCGATGCGCTGGGCAAGGAAGTGAAGGAGACGACAATCCGCTCGACCACTGGCCAACCGGTGACGAAGGAGCAACTCGAGAAGCATATCTGGGATCAGCTCCGCACGTGCTACGACCCGGAAATCCCGGTGAACATCGTGGACCTCGGCCTCATCTATGATTGCCATATCGATAATCTGGCGGATGGCGGCGCGGGCTACAAAGTGGATGTGAAAATGACGCTGACCGCGCCTGGCTGCGGTATGGGGCCGGTGCTGCAACAGGACGTGCAGAACAAAATCCTGAGCATCGAAGATGTACAAGAAGTGAACGTGGAACTCGTCTGGGAACCGCAGTGGAATCAAGGCATGATGACGGAAGCGGCGCGCTTGCAATTGGGTTTGATGTAA
- a CDS encoding N-acetylmuramoyl-L-alanine amidase — MAQAHWHRMRQLWFLCCSLALLWPDAARAQEGKLSTFALNGFKYVQLDDWAKHYSFNHVWTRASKELQISSKWSKLEFEIENKRMTLNGVTVWLSAPIVLRGGAACIATLDLDNTIHPVMFPPKLKPGTKVKTICIDPGHGGRDPGNQNSGGQEKGYTLLLAKELKLQLEAAGFKVVMTRTSDKFVELESRPFVAQKFDADLFVSLHFNGVAGGGAKGAEVFALTPPGASSTNARGEGATAVRFPGNKNDELNSLLAYSIQRTLLKTTGADDRGVRRARFAVLRYSDMPAVLVEAGFMSDPGEASKIRSSSHRRTMAKGITDGIKEYKRIVERQ, encoded by the coding sequence ATGGCACAGGCACATTGGCACCGCATGAGACAGCTATGGTTTTTGTGCTGCTCCCTGGCGCTGTTGTGGCCAGATGCCGCGCGTGCCCAAGAGGGCAAGCTGTCCACCTTCGCCCTGAACGGTTTCAAGTACGTGCAACTGGATGATTGGGCGAAGCATTACAGTTTCAATCATGTCTGGACCCGGGCGTCGAAAGAGCTGCAGATCAGCAGCAAATGGTCGAAGCTTGAGTTCGAGATCGAGAACAAGCGGATGACCTTGAACGGAGTGACTGTCTGGCTGTCGGCGCCGATTGTCTTGCGCGGGGGGGCGGCATGCATCGCCACGCTCGATCTGGACAACACCATCCATCCGGTGATGTTTCCGCCCAAGCTGAAGCCCGGGACGAAGGTGAAGACCATCTGCATCGATCCCGGCCACGGAGGGAGGGACCCGGGTAATCAGAACAGCGGCGGGCAGGAGAAGGGTTATACCTTGCTGCTCGCCAAGGAGCTGAAATTGCAATTGGAAGCAGCGGGTTTCAAGGTGGTGATGACGCGGACTTCCGACAAGTTTGTGGAGTTGGAATCACGCCCTTTCGTCGCGCAGAAGTTTGATGCCGATCTTTTCGTCAGCTTGCATTTTAACGGCGTGGCGGGCGGAGGAGCGAAAGGTGCGGAAGTGTTTGCCCTGACGCCGCCGGGGGCCAGTTCTACGAATGCCCGGGGTGAAGGTGCTACCGCAGTCCGTTTTCCCGGTAACAAGAATGATGAACTGAACAGTCTGCTGGCGTATAGCATCCAACGAACGTTGTTGAAAACTACTGGGGCAGATGATCGCGGCGTGCGCCGGGCGCGGTTCGCCGTCTTGCGTTATTCCGATATGCCTGCCGTGCTGGTCGAGGCGGGCTTCATGTCCGATCCGGGCGAGGCGAGCAAGATCCGCAGTTCCTCCCATCGGCGGACGATGGCCAAGGGCATCACCGATGGCATCAAGGAATACAAGCGCATCGTGGAACGGCAATAA
- a CDS encoding cysteine desulfurase produces the protein MSATATLSAPQKPIVPDWAALRADFPILNEVVNGQPLIYFDNGATSQKPKQVLAAIQRYYEHENANVHRGIHELSNRATEAYENARQRTAQFLNARDKSEIIFTRGTTEGINLVAATWALDHLKPGDTILISELEHHSNLVPWQMVAKRTGAKLAYIPVTGDEGTLDLSRLDKMAADGVKILSITHISNSMGVVNPVAEICAKARAQGVVTVIDAAQSAGHLPIDVQAIGCDFLAFSSHKICGPTGMGVLYGRKEILKDLSPYQGGGEMISKVEYFDTVYNVPPHRFEAGTPHIAGAVGLHAALDYLDAIGRERIFAHDQELAEYAAAKLAEFKGIRIFGPKQGRAGLVSFVLPNAHALDIATMVDQKGVALRAGHHCNQPLMAKLGVPATLRASFYFYNTKAEVDRFIEILHKVQKLFV, from the coding sequence ATGAGCGCTACCGCCACATTGTCCGCACCGCAGAAACCGATCGTTCCCGATTGGGCCGCGTTGCGTGCTGATTTCCCCATCCTTAATGAGGTGGTGAACGGCCAGCCGCTCATCTACTTCGACAACGGCGCGACTAGCCAGAAGCCCAAGCAGGTGCTCGCGGCCATCCAGCGTTACTACGAGCATGAGAATGCCAATGTGCATCGGGGCATCCATGAATTGAGCAATCGTGCGACGGAAGCTTACGAGAATGCTCGTCAACGCACGGCGCAGTTCCTGAACGCCCGCGACAAGTCCGAGATCATCTTCACGCGTGGCACGACGGAAGGCATCAACCTCGTGGCGGCGACTTGGGCGCTGGATCACCTCAAGCCGGGTGACACAATTCTCATCAGTGAGCTGGAGCATCACAGCAATCTGGTACCGTGGCAGATGGTCGCCAAGCGCACGGGTGCAAAGCTTGCTTACATCCCGGTGACTGGTGATGAAGGAACGCTCGATCTCAGCCGTCTTGATAAGATGGCTGCGGATGGGGTGAAGATTCTTTCCATCACGCACATATCGAATTCGATGGGTGTGGTGAATCCGGTGGCGGAGATTTGCGCGAAGGCGCGGGCGCAAGGAGTGGTGACGGTGATCGATGCGGCGCAAAGCGCGGGGCATTTACCCATCGATGTGCAGGCGATCGGGTGCGATTTCCTCGCGTTTTCGAGTCACAAGATTTGCGGTCCTACGGGCATGGGTGTGTTGTATGGGCGCAAGGAAATCCTGAAAGACCTGTCGCCTTACCAAGGCGGCGGCGAAATGATTTCGAAGGTGGAGTATTTCGATACGGTTTACAATGTGCCGCCGCATCGGTTTGAGGCGGGCACGCCGCACATCGCGGGAGCGGTCGGATTGCATGCGGCGTTGGATTACCTCGATGCCATCGGGCGTGAGCGCATCTTCGCACATGATCAGGAACTTGCTGAGTATGCGGCGGCGAAATTGGCAGAGTTCAAAGGCATCCGCATCTTCGGGCCGAAACAAGGGCGGGCAGGTTTGGTGAGCTTTGTGTTACCGAATGCCCATGCGCTGGACATCGCCACGATGGTGGATCAGAAGGGTGTCGCATTGAGGGCAGGGCATCATTGCAATCAACCGTTGATGGCCAAGCTGGGTGTGCCAGCGACGTTGCGGGCGAGCTTCTACTTCTACAATACGAAGGCGGAAGTGGACCGTTTCATCGAAATTCTGCACAAGGTGCAAAAGCTTTTTGTTTAA
- a CDS encoding rhodanese-like domain-containing protein has product MSVVAEQVGANSPMSEVLLAYPGAQRALFRKYHIGGCSSCGFQPTETLGQVCARNNNLNVDEVLAHIRSSHEQDAKVLISPKELASQLQQNTGIRLLDIRSREEYDAVKIEGSLLLSQPLMQEILGKWGPDASFVVIDHMGKTALDGAAYFLGHGCKNVRALRGGIDAWSQEVDASIPQYQLG; this is encoded by the coding sequence ATGTCTGTCGTAGCTGAACAAGTGGGAGCGAACTCGCCGATGAGCGAGGTGTTGCTCGCGTATCCGGGGGCGCAACGTGCGCTCTTTCGCAAGTATCACATCGGTGGCTGCTCGAGTTGCGGTTTTCAGCCGACGGAGACGCTTGGTCAGGTCTGCGCGCGGAACAACAACCTGAATGTGGACGAAGTGCTCGCGCACATCCGCAGCAGCCATGAGCAGGATGCGAAGGTGCTCATCTCGCCGAAGGAACTCGCCAGCCAGTTGCAGCAGAATACCGGCATCCGTTTGCTGGATATCCGTTCGCGTGAGGAATACGACGCGGTGAAGATCGAAGGCTCGCTTCTGCTTTCCCAGCCCTTGATGCAGGAGATCCTTGGTAAATGGGGGCCGGATGCTTCGTTCGTCGTTATTGATCACATGGGCAAGACGGCTTTGGACGGCGCTGCTTATTTCCTCGGTCATGGTTGCAAGAATGTGCGGGCCTTGCGCGGTGGGATTGATGCGTGGTCGCAGGAAGTGGATGCGAGCATTCCGCAGTATCAATTGGGTTAA